One part of the uncultured Bacteroides sp. genome encodes these proteins:
- a CDS encoding DUF4248 domain-containing protein: protein MSLNNTPKRETYMGCFLFTKVACMYFHTYTRVDICKKCFIEKIEEDKLLYEKLKETGFLITNKYITPKQMEIFIEFWGVPYGMKNI from the coding sequence AAGAGAAACTTACATGGGATGTTTTCTTTTCACGAAAGTTGCCTGCATGTATTTCCATACTTACACAAGAGTTGATATTTGTAAGAAGTGTTTTATCGAAAAAATTGAAGAAGATAAATTACTTTATGAAAAACTGAAAGAAACTGGTTTCCTTATAACAAACAAATACATTACACCCAAACAGATGGAGATTTTTATTGAATTCTGGGGCGTTCCCTATGGAATGAAAAACATCTAG
- the dnaB gene encoding replicative DNA helicase yields MEKNISQPFDQETEEAVLGALLLEKKAMANAMPILRAEMFYYDNHRIIFATLTRMFNNRRDIDIITVADELRRSDELDKVGGPYYITKLCSQVASSAHLQHHCLILKDFYLRREVIKGLSKLLSSAQEMTVDIADVVCSMQELASEIEKDAVKADNMRDMEVLMEDTLVQAKERIERSENGITGIDTGLTDLNKITAGWQNGDLVILAARPAVGKTMVSLFFAKMAAKMGLNTLFFSIEMQGERLGDRLLLMESNINPHTWRSGQSTPEEWTEAQDTARKLTSLPMMIDDSSSMSIDSIRVQARFLKSRGKCDIIFIDYLQLSDMKNHGKENRNREQEVAIAARKAKLLAKEMNCPVVLLSQLNREAENRFAGRPQLSDLRESGAIEQDADIVLLLHRPALYKVATDKESGYPTEGLGILSIAKHRNGETGNVYFSHNKSMTKIADYVPPMEWLMKQAK; encoded by the coding sequence TTGGAAAAGAATATAAGTCAGCCTTTCGATCAGGAAACGGAAGAGGCTGTTTTGGGGGCACTTTTACTGGAAAAGAAAGCAATGGCTAATGCTATGCCTATTCTGCGAGCGGAGATGTTTTATTATGATAATCACCGCATTATCTTTGCTACTCTTACTCGCATGTTCAACAACAGGCGAGACATTGACATCATTACTGTGGCCGACGAGTTGCGCCGCAGTGATGAGCTCGACAAGGTGGGCGGGCCCTACTACATTACCAAACTTTGCAGTCAGGTGGCCAGTTCGGCCCACCTGCAGCACCACTGCCTTATTCTGAAAGATTTCTATCTTCGCAGGGAGGTTATTAAGGGACTGAGCAAACTGCTTTCATCGGCTCAGGAGATGACAGTGGATATTGCCGATGTGGTTTGCAGCATGCAGGAACTTGCGTCTGAGATAGAGAAAGATGCTGTGAAGGCAGACAACATGAGGGATATGGAGGTGTTAATGGAGGACACACTGGTGCAGGCCAAGGAGAGAATAGAGCGATCGGAAAATGGTATTACGGGTATCGATACGGGGCTTACGGACCTGAACAAGATCACTGCAGGATGGCAGAATGGCGATTTGGTTATTCTTGCCGCCCGTCCGGCAGTAGGAAAAACAATGGTATCGCTTTTCTTTGCCAAAATGGCTGCAAAGATGGGGCTGAACACGCTGTTTTTCAGTATAGAGATGCAGGGTGAAAGGTTGGGCGACCGTCTTCTGCTGATGGAAAGTAACATTAACCCGCACACCTGGCGCAGCGGACAATCTACTCCGGAGGAATGGACTGAGGCACAGGACACGGCTCGTAAGCTCACCTCTCTGCCTATGATGATTGACGACAGCTCGTCGATGAGTATCGACTCCATCCGCGTGCAGGCGCGTTTCCTTAAAAGCCGCGGAAAGTGCGATATAATCTTTATCGACTACCTGCAATTAAGTGATATGAAGAATCATGGTAAGGAGAACCGTAACCGAGAACAGGAAGTGGCCATTGCTGCCCGTAAGGCGAAATTGCTGGCTAAGGAGATGAATTGTCCTGTAGTATTACTCAGTCAGCTAAACAGAGAGGCGGAAAACAGGTTTGCAGGGCGTCCGCAGTTGAGCGATTTGCGTGAGAGTGGTGCCATTGAGCAGGATGCGGATATTGTGTTGTTACTCCATCGCCCGGCTTTATATAAAGTTGCAACCGACAAGGAAAGCGGCTATCCTACTGAGGGGCTAGGCATTCTCAGTATTGCCAAGCACCGAAACGGGGAAACAGGCAATGTCTATTTCTCGCACAACAAGAGTATGACAAAGATTGCCGATTACGTGCCGCCTATGGAGTGGTTGATGAAGCAGGCAAAATAA
- a CDS encoding T9SS type A sorting domain-containing protein: MRKMLLFFLLFTMGIASFGKTWIITNSGFTFTPSTLTITVGDSVRFSIASIHIVQEVSQSTWNANNITPLSGGFSTPFGGGLVLPAKLTVGTHYYVCTEHVAATGMKGTIVVQNRTDINSNKTDNNILIYPNPTNSIIHFNLNISEPQKALLNIFNMAGQKFMEYQVQNGENSIDLRSLSDGVYYLIITSNKKKIYSSKVTLIK; this comes from the coding sequence ATGAGAAAAATGTTACTCTTTTTCTTGCTGTTTACAATGGGAATAGCAAGTTTTGGCAAAACCTGGATAATTACAAATTCCGGATTTACATTTACTCCGTCTACTTTAACAATAACCGTTGGAGATAGTGTTAGATTTAGCATAGCCAGTATTCATATTGTTCAGGAAGTTAGCCAAAGTACATGGAATGCAAATAATATCACACCTCTTTCAGGAGGTTTTTCAACGCCTTTTGGCGGAGGATTGGTGCTACCGGCTAAGCTTACAGTTGGAACGCATTATTATGTTTGTACAGAACATGTGGCTGCCACAGGGATGAAAGGAACTATTGTTGTTCAGAATAGAACAGACATCAACTCTAATAAGACGGATAATAATATTCTTATTTATCCGAATCCAACAAACTCTATCATTCATTTTAATTTAAATATTTCTGAACCTCAAAAAGCCTTGCTTAATATCTTTAATATGGCTGGTCAGAAATTTATGGAATATCAGGTTCAAAATGGAGAAAACAGTATTGATTTGAGAAGCTTGTCGGATGGTGTATATTATTTAATTATAACTTCCAACAAAAAGAAGATATACAGCTCGAAGGTTACTTTAATTAAGTAA
- a CDS encoding DUF4248 domain-containing protein codes for MIKTAEEFKIRAYTKVELACLYNPYMTIPGALRTLARWIAGNSGLTAELSVLEYNHRNRIYTPRQVKVIVDYLGEP; via the coding sequence ATGATAAAAACAGCCGAAGAATTTAAAATCCGGGCATATACCAAGGTAGAACTGGCTTGCCTTTACAATCCGTACATGACAATTCCCGGAGCCTTGCGCACACTTGCCCGCTGGATAGCCGGTAATAGTGGGCTAACAGCCGAACTTTCCGTTTTGGAATACAATCATCGTAACAGGATTTATACGCCACGCCAGGTTAAAGTAATTGTTGATTATCTGGGTGAACCGTAA
- a CDS encoding HU family DNA-binding protein, with protein sequence MSVKYSVVMRKNPSKSSEPGKYYAHAQAYGEMDFDSLCEEVNGRCTVTRADVAAAVEAILESMKKALAEGRIVRLGNFGSFQIGVRSNGAAKEDEFASSMIRGTRISFRPGKLLTNMQKTLAYTQVAKLPVKVTNGGNEVG encoded by the coding sequence ATGAGTGTAAAGTATTCAGTAGTTATGAGAAAGAACCCGTCTAAATCATCTGAACCGGGAAAGTATTACGCACATGCACAGGCGTATGGTGAAATGGATTTTGATTCGCTTTGCGAAGAGGTAAACGGACGATGTACCGTAACCCGTGCCGACGTGGCTGCAGCAGTGGAAGCGATTCTGGAATCGATGAAAAAAGCATTGGCCGAGGGTAGAATTGTTCGCCTGGGAAACTTCGGTAGCTTCCAGATTGGGGTAAGAAGTAACGGTGCCGCAAAAGAAGATGAATTTGCATCTTCCATGATTCGCGGAACCAGAATCAGTTTCCGTCCCGGTAAGTTACTCACCAATATGCAAAAAACGCTTGCTTACACGCAGGTGGCCAAGCTTCCGGTAAAGGTTACTAATGGTGGTAACGAGGTGGGATAG
- a CDS encoding N-acetylmuramoyl-L-alanine amidase, whose protein sequence is MREINLIVIHCSATRVDRDITAQDINAAHKVRGFSSWGYHYYIRKNGKVESMRNHDEVGAHARGYNAKSLGICYEGGLDTNGKPADTRTLSQQIALHALVSKLLKEFPGSKVVGHRDLSPDKNYNGIIDPFERVKECPCFSVLDETWE, encoded by the coding sequence ATGAGAGAAATAAATTTAATTGTAATTCACTGCTCGGCAACGAGAGTGGATAGAGATATTACGGCACAAGACATTAATGCAGCGCACAAGGTAAGGGGATTCAGTTCGTGGGGTTATCACTACTACATTCGTAAAAATGGCAAAGTGGAGTCTATGCGAAATCACGATGAAGTTGGAGCACATGCAAGAGGATATAATGCAAAATCCCTGGGCATCTGCTACGAAGGCGGACTGGACACGAACGGCAAACCAGCAGATACCCGCACACTGTCTCAGCAGATTGCACTACACGCCCTGGTAAGCAAGTTACTAAAAGAGTTTCCCGGCAGCAAGGTAGTAGGCCATCGGGATTTGAGTCCGGACAAGAACTATAACGGCATTATTGATCCATTTGAGAGAGTGAAGGAATGTCCCTGTTTTTCGGTTCTGGATGAAACGTGGGAATAA
- a CDS encoding OmpA family protein: MKVKNLITVVAAFAAAISLQAQTATYNDTVRTKTWSVYAQGGVGGYHDMRGVQYDGKSYIAPQTSLGVNYNIKPWWRVGVNLNYIYLKSADKGTVTETSSKNYTIEERTGVLNTTSVRLQNRNMNHMLGADLNVDFNIMDIWHNRNLQKFNLWAGTGIGYIHGWDRNSSTWAVSEECIAQGDTYFNIYNHTYLSSKQINGSSNSLYIPLTLSAEYDVHPKLTLGVQGQYKCMPQDKIGTPKGIWSAGVVIRYNFIGKSKGMKSYKQRYHETLAQLYTSQSSLEQCNTESAKQKETISNLEAENSKKVCPPVEIKKPEVQGTIIYFDNNSVALDLQSQQAIKEMAERLKASGETMVIMTGSANTIGAASYNMRLSEGRIKTVREALLKAGVQMNQISEENAIGEKGMTADKACRRVIIAIK, encoded by the coding sequence ATGAAGGTAAAAAATTTAATAACTGTGGTTGCTGCTTTTGCGGCGGCAATCTCACTCCAGGCTCAAACAGCAACCTACAATGACACAGTAAGGACAAAAACCTGGTCAGTGTATGCGCAAGGGGGAGTGGGTGGATACCACGACATGCGTGGAGTGCAGTATGACGGTAAGTCATACATCGCTCCTCAGACAAGTCTTGGTGTCAACTACAACATCAAACCGTGGTGGCGTGTAGGTGTGAACCTAAACTACATCTACCTGAAGTCTGCTGACAAGGGTACAGTAACGGAGACTTCGAGCAAAAATTATACTATAGAAGAAAGAACTGGCGTACTTAATACTACTTCTGTAAGACTGCAGAACCGTAATATGAACCATATGCTGGGTGCCGACCTTAATGTTGATTTTAACATTATGGATATTTGGCATAACCGTAATCTTCAGAAATTTAATTTATGGGCAGGTACAGGTATCGGTTATATCCACGGCTGGGACAGAAACTCTAGCACTTGGGCCGTATCTGAGGAATGTATTGCACAAGGAGATACCTATTTCAACATCTATAACCACACTTATTTATCATCTAAACAGATAAATGGCTCTTCAAACTCTCTCTATATTCCACTTACTCTCTCTGCAGAGTATGATGTTCATCCAAAGCTTACGCTTGGAGTTCAAGGTCAATACAAATGTATGCCTCAGGATAAGATTGGTACGCCTAAGGGTATATGGAGCGCTGGTGTAGTTATTCGATACAACTTTATTGGCAAGAGTAAAGGCATGAAGTCTTACAAACAACGTTACCACGAAACTCTAGCTCAGCTTTATACTAGTCAGAGCTCACTGGAACAGTGTAATACAGAGTCTGCTAAACAGAAGGAAACTATTAGCAATCTTGAAGCCGAAAACAGCAAAAAGGTTTGCCCTCCTGTAGAAATTAAGAAGCCAGAAGTACAGGGTACTATAATTTACTTTGACAATAATTCTGTAGCTCTTGATCTTCAAAGTCAGCAGGCTATCAAAGAGATGGCTGAACGTTTGAAAGCAAGCGGAGAAACAATGGTTATCATGACCGGATCGGCAAACACCATTGGTGCAGCATCATATAACATGCGCCTATCTGAAGGTCGTATTAAAACCGTACGTGAGGCTCTGTTGAAGGCTGGTGTTCAAATGAACCAGATCAGTGAAGAAAATGCTATTGGTGAAAAAGGTATGACTGCCGACAAGGCATGTCGCCGCGTTATTATAGCTATAAAATAG
- a CDS encoding ATP-binding protein produces the protein MDKNILKTVIADNQLEVPKYNVIPRDFTFEEFGNYVFVGIRRAGKSFLLYQQMQQLLAQGVQWDEMLYINFEDERLSGMGAEDLNLLLEVHLEMYGKKPILFLDEIQNIPGWEKFARRMADTKHRVYITGSNAKMLSQDIQTTLGGRYIPVDVYPYSFKEFLTANNIPATTNHLLSTEGRADVLRKFNDYFYFGGFPEGADLSAKRDYLTSVYQKIYLGDIAARHGVGNTFALRILFKKLAESVKQPLSFTRIANIVSSTGAKVGTQTVINYMEYAKDAWLINPVQNIAGKLVDKETSPKYYYTDNGILNLFLLDANTSLLENMVAVNLLRKYGRNDAVYFYNQGIEVDFYIPDVYTAIQVCYNLDNSDGTFDREVKALLKITEVLECNKLLIVTRDTERTLEVGDKTIEVLPIWKWLLNL, from the coding sequence ATGGACAAAAACATTCTGAAAACGGTTATAGCCGACAATCAACTGGAGGTTCCAAAATATAATGTAATCCCCCGCGATTTCACTTTTGAGGAATTTGGGAACTACGTATTTGTGGGCATCCGGAGAGCTGGAAAATCGTTTCTGCTTTATCAGCAGATGCAGCAATTACTGGCTCAAGGCGTGCAGTGGGATGAGATGCTTTACATCAATTTTGAAGATGAACGTCTTTCCGGAATGGGGGCAGAAGATTTGAATCTACTATTGGAGGTTCATTTAGAGATGTACGGAAAGAAGCCTATCCTGTTTCTTGACGAGATACAGAATATACCCGGATGGGAAAAATTTGCCCGCCGAATGGCAGATACCAAACACCGGGTTTATATCACGGGAAGCAATGCAAAAATGCTGAGCCAGGATATCCAGACCACATTGGGCGGACGTTATATTCCTGTTGATGTTTATCCGTACTCGTTCAAAGAGTTTCTGACTGCAAACAATATCCCTGCTACTACCAACCACCTGCTATCTACGGAGGGCAGAGCTGATGTATTGCGAAAGTTTAACGACTACTTTTACTTTGGCGGATTCCCGGAAGGAGCCGACCTTTCTGCTAAAAGGGATTATCTGACAAGTGTTTATCAAAAAATCTATCTGGGAGATATTGCCGCCCGTCATGGAGTGGGAAATACTTTTGCTTTACGCATTTTATTTAAGAAACTAGCCGAAAGCGTAAAACAACCTTTATCATTTACGCGAATAGCAAATATTGTGTCGTCCACCGGAGCAAAGGTAGGAACACAGACTGTTATTAACTATATGGAATATGCCAAAGATGCATGGCTTATAAATCCGGTACAGAACATAGCAGGCAAATTGGTAGATAAAGAAACCTCACCTAAGTATTATTACACGGATAATGGCATTCTGAATCTTTTTTTACTGGATGCAAACACCTCTTTACTGGAGAATATGGTGGCTGTGAACTTACTACGTAAATACGGTCGCAACGATGCCGTTTATTTCTACAATCAGGGTATTGAGGTTGATTTCTATATTCCGGATGTTTATACAGCTATTCAGGTGTGTTACAATCTCGACAATAGTGATGGTACGTTTGACCGGGAAGTAAAAGCTTTACTGAAAATAACCGAAGTATTGGAGTGCAACAAGTTGTTGATTGTTACACGGGATACGGAACGAACATTGGAGGTGGGCGATAAAACGATTGAAGTCCTACCAATATGGAAATGGCTGTTAAACTTGTAA